One stretch of Meleagris gallopavo isolate NT-WF06-2002-E0010 breed Aviagen turkey brand Nicholas breeding stock chromosome 14, Turkey_5.1, whole genome shotgun sequence DNA includes these proteins:
- the ATXN7 gene encoding ataxin-7 isoform X1, whose amino-acid sequence MPIFGLCPAHDDFYLVMCNHCNQVVKPQAFQSHYERRHSSSSKPPLTPPSSSVFSLISSFPSKNKGSGGSGSNRSSSGGTSASSSSSSSSKLLKSPKDKLQISGNNRLMHPVQHSKVPHDKIMTPSVKVEKIHPKIDGAQLKAAVGPTCSTTVSSSIKTGLNCPSIPKPPLPSPGQILNGKGLLSVPPFLEKKPEDTNNRKFLHKRLSEREFDPDIYCGVIDVETKKPCTRSLTCKTHSLTQRRAVQGRRKRFDVLLAEHKSKTREKELLRHSDHHQQMPPLREPHPSPTKTSQELHQNSHGVTLTESKPLLPNKPKPHPPSLPRPPGCPAQHSGNAPSDSPSVHESPHPPLPAAEPASRLSSDEGECDEKEEPVEKLDCHYSGHHPQPAAFCTFGSRQIGRGYYVFDKRWNHIRCALNFMVEKHLNSQMWKKIPPASSSTAAVRAPHRTNAIPASQYGVSTTGFLLPTTVMSSPALVSPSCTSLNNKSVPSHGTTLNANPATLGAVDPVCSMQSRQVSSSPSTPTVLSSVPSPMPSKPQKLKSSKSFKPKESSAGSGTCNSTGSVSSGGGSGKKRKNSSALLAPSHSTESFRKNCVVNSGNSGTSYHPSVTSSSHSVGLNCMTSKANSVSLKHDQSGRGPPTGSPAESIKRMSVMMNSSDSTLSLGPFVHQSSELTVNSHSGFSHSHPSLDKLIGKKRKCPPGSSSINSSSSSKSNKVAKLPSVNNVHAKHTGAIPGTQGLMNNSLLHQPKARP is encoded by the exons aaagaagacacagctcctccagcaaGCCGCCTTTGACTCCTCCCTCCTCTTCAGTATTTTCCCTCATTTCGTCTTTCCCTTCAAAAAACAAAGGTAGCGGCGGAAGTGGGAGCAATCGTTCATCCAGTGGAGGTACTAGtgcatcatcatcatcatcatcaagtTCCAAGTTGTTGAAATCACCCAAAGACAAGCTGCAGATCAGCGGAAACAACAGGTTAATGCATCCGGTACAGCATAGCAAAGTTCCCCATGATAAAAT TATGACTCCATCTGTCAAAGTGGAAAAGATTCATCCAAAGATAGATGGTGCCCAACTGAAAGCTGCTGTTGGTCCAACTTGTTCTACTACTGTGAGTTCCTCAATAAAGACTGGCCTTAATTGTCCCTCAATACCAAAGCCACCCTTGCCTTCCCCTGGACAGATACTGAATGGTAAAGGTCTTCTCTCTGTGCCTCcatttttggaaaagaaacctgAAGATACAAATAATAGGAAATTTTTACATAAAAGATTGTCAG AGAGAGAATTTGATCCTGATATATACTGTGGTGTCATTGATGTGGAAACCAAGAAACCCTGTACTAGGTCTTTGACATGCAAG ACACATTCCTTAACGCAGCGGAGGGCTGTACAGGGTCGAAGAAAACGATTTGATGTGTTGTTAGCTGagcacaaaagcaaaaccagggAAAAGGAACTTCTTCGACATTCGGATCATCATCAGCAGATGCCCCCTCTCAGGGAACCACATCCCTCACCTACTAAAACTTCCCAGGAGCTGCACCAAAATTCTCATGGAGTTACTCTTACAGAATCAAAGCCTTTATTACCTAATAAACCCAAACCTCACCCCCCCAGTCTTCCAAG GCCTCCAGGCTGTCCAGCCCAGCACAGTGGAAATGCCCCTAGCGATTCTCCTTCAGTCCACGAGTCCCCTCACCCTCCCTTGCCTGCAGCTGAGCCAGCATCTCGGTTATCCAGTGATGAGGGAGAATGTGATGAAAAAGAAGAGCCTGTTGAAAAACTGGATTGTCATTATTCAGGTCATCATCCTCAACCAGCCGCT TTTTGCACATTTGGTAGTCGGCAGATTGGAAGAGGTTATTACGTGTTTGATAAGCGGTGGAACCACATTCGATGTGCACTTAACTTCATGGTGGAGAAGCATCTTAACTCGCAGATGTGGAA GAAAATTCCACCAGCATCCAGTAGCACAGCAGCAGTTCGTGCACCGCACCGGACAAATGCGATACCTGCTTCGCAGTATGGGGTCAGCACGACGGGTTTCCTCCTCCCCACCACTGTTATGTCCTCTCCAGCTCTGGTGTCTCCTTCCTGTACGTCTCTGAACAATAAATCGGTACCATCACATGGAACTACACTAAATGCAAATCCCGCTACCTTGGGTGCAGTGGATCCTGTCTGCAGTATGCAATCAAGACAAGTGTCTTCGTCTCCTTCAACACCTACAGTGCTTTCCTCTGTACCTTCACCTATGCCCAGCAAACCTCAGAAGTTGAAATCCAGCAAATCTTTTAAACCTAAGGAATCTTCTGCTGGCAGTGGCACCTGTAACAGCACCGGCAGCGTCAGCAGCGGCGGTGGCTCAGGAAAGAAGCGTAAAAACAGTTCCGCACTGCTAGCACCTTCTCATTCCACAGAGTCCTTTAGAAAAAACTGTGTGGTTAACTCTGGAAACTCTGGGACCTCCTATCATCCGTCGGTGACATCTTCGTCCCACAGCGTTGGCCTCAATTGTATGACTAGCAAAGCTAACTCCGTTAGCCTCAAACATGACCAATCAGGGAGGGGTCCTCCTACTGGAAGCCCTGCAGAATCAATAAAAAGAATGAGTGTGATGATGAACAGCAGCGATTCCACTCTCTCCTTAGGGCCATTTGTTCATCAGTCCAGTGAGCTGACTGTGAACTCGCACAGCGGTTTTTCACATTCGCATCCTTCCCTAGACAAACtaatagggaagaaaagaaagtgccCACCTGGTTCAAGCAGcataaacagcagcagcagcagcaagtcAAACAAAGTTGCCAAATTGCCATCGGTGAATAACGTTCACGCAAAACACACTGGTGCAATCCCAGGGACACAAGGACTGATGAACAATTCTCTTCTTCATCAG CCAAAGGCACGTCCCTGA
- the ATXN7 gene encoding ataxin-7 isoform X2 encodes MRLCREERRHSSSSKPPLTPPSSSVFSLISSFPSKNKGSGGSGSNRSSSGGTSASSSSSSSSKLLKSPKDKLQISGNNRLMHPVQHSKVPHDKIMTPSVKVEKIHPKIDGAQLKAAVGPTCSTTVSSSIKTGLNCPSIPKPPLPSPGQILNGKGLLSVPPFLEKKPEDTNNRKFLHKRLSEREFDPDIYCGVIDVETKKPCTRSLTCKTHSLTQRRAVQGRRKRFDVLLAEHKSKTREKELLRHSDHHQQMPPLREPHPSPTKTSQELHQNSHGVTLTESKPLLPNKPKPHPPSLPRPPGCPAQHSGNAPSDSPSVHESPHPPLPAAEPASRLSSDEGECDEKEEPVEKLDCHYSGHHPQPAAFCTFGSRQIGRGYYVFDKRWNHIRCALNFMVEKHLNSQMWKKIPPASSSTAAVRAPHRTNAIPASQYGVSTTGFLLPTTVMSSPALVSPSCTSLNNKSVPSHGTTLNANPATLGAVDPVCSMQSRQVSSSPSTPTVLSSVPSPMPSKPQKLKSSKSFKPKESSAGSGTCNSTGSVSSGGGSGKKRKNSSALLAPSHSTESFRKNCVVNSGNSGTSYHPSVTSSSHSVGLNCMTSKANSVSLKHDQSGRGPPTGSPAESIKRMSVMMNSSDSTLSLGPFVHQSSELTVNSHSGFSHSHPSLDKLIGKKRKCPPGSSSINSSSSSKSNKVAKLPSVNNVHAKHTGAIPGTQGLMNNSLLHQPKARP; translated from the exons aaagaagacacagctcctccagcaaGCCGCCTTTGACTCCTCCCTCCTCTTCAGTATTTTCCCTCATTTCGTCTTTCCCTTCAAAAAACAAAGGTAGCGGCGGAAGTGGGAGCAATCGTTCATCCAGTGGAGGTACTAGtgcatcatcatcatcatcatcaagtTCCAAGTTGTTGAAATCACCCAAAGACAAGCTGCAGATCAGCGGAAACAACAGGTTAATGCATCCGGTACAGCATAGCAAAGTTCCCCATGATAAAAT TATGACTCCATCTGTCAAAGTGGAAAAGATTCATCCAAAGATAGATGGTGCCCAACTGAAAGCTGCTGTTGGTCCAACTTGTTCTACTACTGTGAGTTCCTCAATAAAGACTGGCCTTAATTGTCCCTCAATACCAAAGCCACCCTTGCCTTCCCCTGGACAGATACTGAATGGTAAAGGTCTTCTCTCTGTGCCTCcatttttggaaaagaaacctgAAGATACAAATAATAGGAAATTTTTACATAAAAGATTGTCAG AGAGAGAATTTGATCCTGATATATACTGTGGTGTCATTGATGTGGAAACCAAGAAACCCTGTACTAGGTCTTTGACATGCAAG ACACATTCCTTAACGCAGCGGAGGGCTGTACAGGGTCGAAGAAAACGATTTGATGTGTTGTTAGCTGagcacaaaagcaaaaccagggAAAAGGAACTTCTTCGACATTCGGATCATCATCAGCAGATGCCCCCTCTCAGGGAACCACATCCCTCACCTACTAAAACTTCCCAGGAGCTGCACCAAAATTCTCATGGAGTTACTCTTACAGAATCAAAGCCTTTATTACCTAATAAACCCAAACCTCACCCCCCCAGTCTTCCAAG GCCTCCAGGCTGTCCAGCCCAGCACAGTGGAAATGCCCCTAGCGATTCTCCTTCAGTCCACGAGTCCCCTCACCCTCCCTTGCCTGCAGCTGAGCCAGCATCTCGGTTATCCAGTGATGAGGGAGAATGTGATGAAAAAGAAGAGCCTGTTGAAAAACTGGATTGTCATTATTCAGGTCATCATCCTCAACCAGCCGCT TTTTGCACATTTGGTAGTCGGCAGATTGGAAGAGGTTATTACGTGTTTGATAAGCGGTGGAACCACATTCGATGTGCACTTAACTTCATGGTGGAGAAGCATCTTAACTCGCAGATGTGGAA GAAAATTCCACCAGCATCCAGTAGCACAGCAGCAGTTCGTGCACCGCACCGGACAAATGCGATACCTGCTTCGCAGTATGGGGTCAGCACGACGGGTTTCCTCCTCCCCACCACTGTTATGTCCTCTCCAGCTCTGGTGTCTCCTTCCTGTACGTCTCTGAACAATAAATCGGTACCATCACATGGAACTACACTAAATGCAAATCCCGCTACCTTGGGTGCAGTGGATCCTGTCTGCAGTATGCAATCAAGACAAGTGTCTTCGTCTCCTTCAACACCTACAGTGCTTTCCTCTGTACCTTCACCTATGCCCAGCAAACCTCAGAAGTTGAAATCCAGCAAATCTTTTAAACCTAAGGAATCTTCTGCTGGCAGTGGCACCTGTAACAGCACCGGCAGCGTCAGCAGCGGCGGTGGCTCAGGAAAGAAGCGTAAAAACAGTTCCGCACTGCTAGCACCTTCTCATTCCACAGAGTCCTTTAGAAAAAACTGTGTGGTTAACTCTGGAAACTCTGGGACCTCCTATCATCCGTCGGTGACATCTTCGTCCCACAGCGTTGGCCTCAATTGTATGACTAGCAAAGCTAACTCCGTTAGCCTCAAACATGACCAATCAGGGAGGGGTCCTCCTACTGGAAGCCCTGCAGAATCAATAAAAAGAATGAGTGTGATGATGAACAGCAGCGATTCCACTCTCTCCTTAGGGCCATTTGTTCATCAGTCCAGTGAGCTGACTGTGAACTCGCACAGCGGTTTTTCACATTCGCATCCTTCCCTAGACAAACtaatagggaagaaaagaaagtgccCACCTGGTTCAAGCAGcataaacagcagcagcagcagcaagtcAAACAAAGTTGCCAAATTGCCATCGGTGAATAACGTTCACGCAAAACACACTGGTGCAATCCCAGGGACACAAGGACTGATGAACAATTCTCTTCTTCATCAG CCAAAGGCACGTCCCTGA